A genomic window from Triticum urartu cultivar G1812 chromosome 7, Tu2.1, whole genome shotgun sequence includes:
- the LOC125521607 gene encoding putative cysteine-rich receptor-like protein kinase 23 isoform X2: MATPWDSSSSRLWGALGQASSVAQLVGVDALGLVSMVVQAALAARRHRDACVRLAQHVELVGGLLGELELDELMRREATRRPLEQLGAALRRCYALATACQDCGYLRRLLLGGRMADELCAAQHEIDMFIRLIPLIALVDNSTNTRRAMVEEGVLSVVTDSSNHHIRFPARDLEFTKIRVQGATELRNVQEQPFVGKVDLQEQKISNVEELMELCAHIEATCMGFSKFNFFQIMDGTGNFSEKAIIGRGGFATVYKCELSDGVTVAIKRAHEYATLGSELQLAKLQHTNLIRLLGWCIHEKERILVYEFMHNGSLDRHIYDRTKGPLLDWSKRLKIIKGLIEGLVYMHKGSMLWIVNRDLKPNNILLDYNMNPRIADFGSARALSSDVAEEHTNMVVGTCGYKAPEYASRGVYSVKTDVFSFGVLVLAIISGRKNTILEKQGDTVGDLVRYAWHMCKDQRLHELVDPSLGNGYEIAEITRCAQMALLCAQEDPADRPTMTDVATMLNFESMSLSMEPKQPTVLSKVSDGESTASTYMGQSSRTIDITITSSAPMSTRVRIILNPEV, from the exons ATGGCGACGCCGTGGGACAGCTCCTCGAGCCGCCTGTGGGGCGCCCTGGGGCAGGCCTCCAGCGTGGCACAGCTGGTCGGCGTGGACGCGCTCGGGCTGGTCTCCATGGTGGTGCAGGCCGCCCTGGCGGCGCGGCGCCACCGGGACGCCTGCGTGCGGCTCGCGCAGCACGTCGAGCTCGTCGGGGGCCTGCTCGGGGAGCTGGAGCTCGACGAGCTGATGCGGCGGGAGGCCACCAGGCGGCCGCTGGAGCAGCTCGGAGCCGCGTTGCGGCGGTGCTATGCGCTCGCTACGGCGTGCCAGGACTGCGGCTACCTCCGCCGTCTGCTCCTGGGCGGACGGATGGCCGACGAGCTCTGCGCCGCGCAGCACGAGATCGACATGTTCATCCGCCTCATCCCGCTCATCGCCCTCGTCGACAATTCGACAAATACTCGCCGTGCCATG GTCGAGGAGGGGGTGCTCAGTGTAGTCACAGATAGTTCAAATCATCACATCAG ATTTCCAGCAAGAGATTTGGAGTTCACCAAAATACGCGTTCAAGGAGCTACAGAACTTCGCAATGTTCAAGAACAGCCATTTGTAG GCAAAGTGGACCTGCAAGAGCAGAAAATCTCCAACGTTGAAGAACTTATGGAGCTTTGTGCCCATATAGAAGCGACTTGCATGGGATTCTCAAAGTTCAACTTCTTTCAGATCATGGATGGTACAGGAAATTTCTCAGAAAAGGCAATAATTGGACGGGGTGGATTTGCCACGGTTTACAAG TGTGAGTTGTCCGATGGAGTTACGGTTGCCATCAAGAGAGCTCATGAGTACGCAACACTCGGCAGTGAATTGCAGCTTGCAAAGCTTCAACATACCAATCTGATTAGGTTACTTGGGTGGTGCATTCATGAGAAAGAAAGGATTCTAGTCTATGAGTTCATGCACAATGGTTCCTTGGACCGTCACATATACG ACAGAACAAAAGGGCCATTGCTAGACTGGTCTAAGCGACTCAAGATAATCAAAGGGTTAATAGAGGGGCTTGTTTACATGCACAAAGGCTCCATGTTATGGATTGTCAATAGGGACTTGAAACCAAATAATATCCTCTTGGATTATAACATGAACCCAAGGATTGCTGATTTTGGATCAGCTAGAGCACTGAGTTCAGATGTAGCAGAAGAACATACAAACATGGTTGTGGGCACTTG TGGTTACAAAGCTCCGGAGTATGCATCTCGAGGAGTTTACTCAGTGAAGACGGATGTGTTCAGCTTTGGCGTCTTGGTTCTGGCAATCATAAGCGGACGGAAGAATACCATACTCGAGAAACAAGGGGATACTGTTGGTGACCTTGTACGCTAC GCCTGGCATATGTGCAAGGACCAAAGATTGCATGAGCTTGTTGATCCGTCTCTAGGGAACGGATATGAAATCGCCGAGATAACACGTTGTGCTCAGATGGCACTCCTTTGTGCCCAGGAAGATCCAGCAGATCGGCCCACCATGACAGATGTTGCCACCATGCTGAACTTTGAAAGCATGAGCTTATCAATGGAGCCTAAGCAGCCTACAGTGCTGAGTAAAGTAAGTGATGGTGAAAGCACGGCATCTACATACATGGGCCAATCAAGCAGGACAATAGACATAACCATCACGAGCTCAGCTCCCATGTCGACTAGAGTTCGAATCATTCTGAACCCGGAGGTTTGA
- the LOC125521607 gene encoding putative cysteine-rich receptor-like protein kinase 23 isoform X1, with protein sequence MATPWDSSSSRLWGALGQASSVAQLVGVDALGLVSMVVQAALAARRHRDACVRLAQHVELVGGLLGELELDELMRREATRRPLEQLGAALRRCYALATACQDCGYLRRLLLGGRMADELCAAQHEIDMFIRLIPLIALVDNSTNTRRAMQVEEGVLSVVTDSSNHHIRFPARDLEFTKIRVQGATELRNVQEQPFVGKVDLQEQKISNVEELMELCAHIEATCMGFSKFNFFQIMDGTGNFSEKAIIGRGGFATVYKCELSDGVTVAIKRAHEYATLGSELQLAKLQHTNLIRLLGWCIHEKERILVYEFMHNGSLDRHIYDRTKGPLLDWSKRLKIIKGLIEGLVYMHKGSMLWIVNRDLKPNNILLDYNMNPRIADFGSARALSSDVAEEHTNMVVGTCGYKAPEYASRGVYSVKTDVFSFGVLVLAIISGRKNTILEKQGDTVGDLVRYAWHMCKDQRLHELVDPSLGNGYEIAEITRCAQMALLCAQEDPADRPTMTDVATMLNFESMSLSMEPKQPTVLSKVSDGESTASTYMGQSSRTIDITITSSAPMSTRVRIILNPEV encoded by the exons ATGGCGACGCCGTGGGACAGCTCCTCGAGCCGCCTGTGGGGCGCCCTGGGGCAGGCCTCCAGCGTGGCACAGCTGGTCGGCGTGGACGCGCTCGGGCTGGTCTCCATGGTGGTGCAGGCCGCCCTGGCGGCGCGGCGCCACCGGGACGCCTGCGTGCGGCTCGCGCAGCACGTCGAGCTCGTCGGGGGCCTGCTCGGGGAGCTGGAGCTCGACGAGCTGATGCGGCGGGAGGCCACCAGGCGGCCGCTGGAGCAGCTCGGAGCCGCGTTGCGGCGGTGCTATGCGCTCGCTACGGCGTGCCAGGACTGCGGCTACCTCCGCCGTCTGCTCCTGGGCGGACGGATGGCCGACGAGCTCTGCGCCGCGCAGCACGAGATCGACATGTTCATCCGCCTCATCCCGCTCATCGCCCTCGTCGACAATTCGACAAATACTCGCCGTGCCATG CAGGTCGAGGAGGGGGTGCTCAGTGTAGTCACAGATAGTTCAAATCATCACATCAG ATTTCCAGCAAGAGATTTGGAGTTCACCAAAATACGCGTTCAAGGAGCTACAGAACTTCGCAATGTTCAAGAACAGCCATTTGTAG GCAAAGTGGACCTGCAAGAGCAGAAAATCTCCAACGTTGAAGAACTTATGGAGCTTTGTGCCCATATAGAAGCGACTTGCATGGGATTCTCAAAGTTCAACTTCTTTCAGATCATGGATGGTACAGGAAATTTCTCAGAAAAGGCAATAATTGGACGGGGTGGATTTGCCACGGTTTACAAG TGTGAGTTGTCCGATGGAGTTACGGTTGCCATCAAGAGAGCTCATGAGTACGCAACACTCGGCAGTGAATTGCAGCTTGCAAAGCTTCAACATACCAATCTGATTAGGTTACTTGGGTGGTGCATTCATGAGAAAGAAAGGATTCTAGTCTATGAGTTCATGCACAATGGTTCCTTGGACCGTCACATATACG ACAGAACAAAAGGGCCATTGCTAGACTGGTCTAAGCGACTCAAGATAATCAAAGGGTTAATAGAGGGGCTTGTTTACATGCACAAAGGCTCCATGTTATGGATTGTCAATAGGGACTTGAAACCAAATAATATCCTCTTGGATTATAACATGAACCCAAGGATTGCTGATTTTGGATCAGCTAGAGCACTGAGTTCAGATGTAGCAGAAGAACATACAAACATGGTTGTGGGCACTTG TGGTTACAAAGCTCCGGAGTATGCATCTCGAGGAGTTTACTCAGTGAAGACGGATGTGTTCAGCTTTGGCGTCTTGGTTCTGGCAATCATAAGCGGACGGAAGAATACCATACTCGAGAAACAAGGGGATACTGTTGGTGACCTTGTACGCTAC GCCTGGCATATGTGCAAGGACCAAAGATTGCATGAGCTTGTTGATCCGTCTCTAGGGAACGGATATGAAATCGCCGAGATAACACGTTGTGCTCAGATGGCACTCCTTTGTGCCCAGGAAGATCCAGCAGATCGGCCCACCATGACAGATGTTGCCACCATGCTGAACTTTGAAAGCATGAGCTTATCAATGGAGCCTAAGCAGCCTACAGTGCTGAGTAAAGTAAGTGATGGTGAAAGCACGGCATCTACATACATGGGCCAATCAAGCAGGACAATAGACATAACCATCACGAGCTCAGCTCCCATGTCGACTAGAGTTCGAATCATTCTGAACCCGGAGGTTTGA